A window of the Streptomyces sp. NBC_00250 genome harbors these coding sequences:
- a CDS encoding DUF2690 domain-containing protein, with translation MKRMIAKAATVTAAAMTMALIPLAGTSYAAGCSGTGCDNKGPVSMGCDGDAVTKQTATADGSLKAELRWSPACQAAWVRVTDPSGPNAWWPKYGYIEKWSGYGTGFQRSLSVTFPDPGSDWSNMLGSPTAYYRVCIKDSGTEQIDCSNFW, from the coding sequence ATGAAGCGCATGATCGCGAAGGCGGCGACGGTCACGGCCGCCGCGATGACCATGGCCCTCATCCCGCTCGCCGGCACTTCGTACGCCGCCGGCTGCTCCGGCACCGGCTGCGACAACAAGGGTCCCGTCTCCATGGGCTGCGACGGCGACGCCGTCACCAAGCAGACCGCCACCGCCGACGGCAGCCTCAAGGCCGAGCTGCGCTGGTCCCCCGCGTGCCAGGCCGCCTGGGTCCGCGTCACCGACCCGTCCGGCCCCAACGCCTGGTGGCCCAAGTACGGCTACATCGAGAAGTGGTCGGGCTACGGCACCGGGTTCCAGCGCAGCCTCTCGGTCACGTTCCCGGACCCGGGTTCGGACTGGTCCAACATGCTGGGCAGCCCCACCGCCTACTACCGCGTGTGCATCAAGGACTCCGGTACCGAGCAGATCGACTGCAGCAACTTCTGGTAG
- a CDS encoding 2-phosphosulfolactate phosphatase translates to MSVSFGWGPVEARVLAPSAACVVVVDVLSFTTAVGVAVEAGAAVYPYRWRDATAAAYAKSVGASLAVGRREATPEHPWTLSAAALRAAPVPPRLVLPSPNGSTIAAEAGDATVVAASLRNHSAVVRWLTDRRYGSAERPLAVIASGERWPDGSLRPALEDLLGAGAVLAGLRAAGPHDLTPEATAAATLWSATEDPVAALHGCDSGRELYEYGFPQDVAVAAETDSSTTVPVLVDGAFQEAP, encoded by the coding sequence ATGAGCGTCTCCTTCGGCTGGGGGCCCGTCGAGGCGCGGGTCCTCGCCCCCTCGGCCGCCTGTGTGGTCGTGGTGGACGTGCTGTCCTTCACCACCGCGGTGGGCGTCGCCGTCGAGGCCGGCGCGGCCGTGTACCCGTACCGGTGGCGGGACGCGACGGCCGCGGCGTACGCGAAGAGCGTCGGGGCGAGCCTCGCCGTGGGGCGCCGGGAAGCGACCCCCGAGCATCCGTGGACGCTGTCCGCGGCCGCCCTGCGCGCCGCGCCCGTGCCACCGAGGCTGGTCCTGCCCTCGCCGAACGGCTCCACCATCGCGGCCGAGGCGGGGGACGCGACCGTCGTCGCCGCCTCCCTGCGCAACCACTCGGCCGTCGTCCGCTGGCTCACGGACCGGCGGTACGGCTCCGCCGAACGCCCGCTCGCGGTCATCGCGTCCGGCGAGCGGTGGCCCGACGGTTCGCTGCGCCCGGCGCTCGAAGACCTGCTCGGCGCGGGCGCGGTCCTCGCCGGGCTGCGGGCCGCGGGCCCGCACGACCTCACCCCCGAGGCGACCGCGGCCGCCACGCTGTGGTCGGCCACGGAGGACCCGGTCGCCGCCTTGCACGGCTGCGACTCGGGCCGTGAACTGTACGAGTACGGCTTTCCGCAGGACGTGGCCGTGGCCGCCGAGACCGACAGCTCGACGACCGTCCCCGTTCTCGTGGACGGCGCATTTCAGGAGGCACCATGA
- a CDS encoding ABC-F family ATP-binding cassette domain-containing protein: MTATLVAKDLAAGHGERTLFAGLDLVVAPGDVIGLVGVNGAGKSTLLRLLAGLDTPEEGELRLSPPTAAVGHLPQEPERRAGETVREFLARRTGVAAAQIAMDEATQGLVDGTPGADDAYAITLERWLNLGGADLDERAEEVADSLGLTVGLDQPMTSLSGGQAARAGLASLLLSRYDVFLLDEPTNDLDLEGLERLEAFVKGLRAGTVVISHDREFLTRTVTKVLELDLAQQQITLYGGGYEAYLEERDRARRHAREDFEEYAGKKAALEARGHMQRSWMDKGVKNARRKATDGDKLGRNARSEASEKQAAKARQTQRMIERLDVVDEPRKEWELRMEIAAAPRSGSVVATLREAEVRRGDFSFGPVTLQIDWADRVAVTGANGAGKSTLLAALLGRLPLDSGDAVLGSGVVVGEVDQARKLFHGTESLLEAFCAAVPETEPAEVRTLLAKFGLKAVHVMRPATTLSPGERTRAALALLQGRGVNLLVLDEPTNHLDLPAIEQLESALDSYTGTLLLVTHDRRMLDAVRTTRRVEVADGKVTELG, encoded by the coding sequence ATGACTGCAACCCTCGTCGCCAAGGACCTCGCCGCCGGCCACGGCGAACGCACCCTCTTCGCCGGCCTCGACCTCGTCGTCGCCCCCGGCGACGTGATCGGCCTCGTCGGTGTCAACGGCGCCGGCAAGTCGACCCTGCTGCGGCTGCTCGCCGGCCTCGACACCCCGGAGGAGGGCGAGCTCCGGCTCTCCCCGCCCACCGCCGCCGTCGGCCACCTCCCGCAGGAGCCGGAGCGGCGCGCGGGGGAGACCGTGCGGGAGTTCCTCGCCCGGCGCACCGGTGTCGCCGCCGCCCAGATCGCGATGGACGAGGCCACCCAGGGCCTCGTCGACGGCACGCCCGGCGCGGACGACGCGTACGCGATCACCCTGGAGCGCTGGCTGAACCTCGGCGGCGCCGACCTCGACGAGCGCGCCGAGGAGGTCGCCGACTCCCTCGGCCTCACCGTCGGCCTCGACCAGCCGATGACCTCGCTCTCCGGCGGTCAGGCCGCCCGCGCCGGGCTGGCCTCGCTCCTGCTCTCCCGCTACGACGTCTTCCTGCTCGACGAGCCCACCAACGACCTCGACCTCGAAGGTCTCGAACGCCTCGAAGCCTTCGTGAAGGGGTTGCGCGCCGGGACGGTCGTCATCAGCCACGACCGCGAGTTCCTCACCCGCACCGTCACCAAGGTCCTCGAACTCGATCTCGCCCAGCAGCAGATCACGCTGTACGGCGGCGGTTACGAGGCGTACCTGGAGGAGCGGGACAGGGCCAGGCGGCACGCCCGCGAGGACTTCGAGGAGTACGCCGGCAAGAAGGCGGCCCTCGAAGCGCGCGGCCACATGCAGCGGTCCTGGATGGACAAGGGCGTGAAGAACGCCCGCCGCAAGGCCACCGACGGCGACAAGCTGGGGCGCAACGCGCGCAGCGAGGCCAGTGAGAAGCAGGCCGCGAAGGCCCGTCAGACCCAGCGCATGATCGAGCGCCTCGACGTCGTCGACGAGCCCCGCAAGGAGTGGGAGCTGCGGATGGAGATCGCGGCCGCGCCGCGCTCCGGCTCCGTCGTCGCCACCCTGCGCGAGGCCGAGGTCCGCCGGGGCGACTTCTCCTTCGGCCCCGTCACCCTGCAGATCGACTGGGCCGACCGGGTCGCCGTCACCGGGGCCAACGGCGCCGGGAAGTCGACCCTGCTCGCCGCCCTGCTCGGCCGGCTGCCGCTGGACTCCGGCGACGCGGTCCTGGGCTCGGGGGTCGTCGTCGGCGAGGTGGACCAGGCCCGGAAGCTCTTCCACGGTACGGAGTCGCTCCTGGAGGCGTTCTGCGCGGCCGTGCCCGAGACGGAGCCCGCCGAGGTCCGTACCCTGCTCGCCAAGTTCGGTCTCAAGGCCGTCCATGTGATGCGGCCCGCCACCACGCTCTCCCCGGGCGAGCGGACCCGCGCCGCCCTCGCCCTGCTCCAGGGCCGGGGCGTGAACCTGCTCGTGCTCGACGAGCCGACCAACCATCTGGACCTGCCGGCCATCGAGCAGCTGGAGTCCGCGCTCGACTCGTACACCGGCACGCTGCTGCTGGTCACCCACGACCGGCGGATGCTCGACGCGGTCCGCACCACGCGGCGTGTCGAGGTCGCCGACGGCAAGGTCACGGAACTCGGATGA
- a CDS encoding FAD-dependent oxidoreductase: MDSDVIVVGGGVVGLTTAVTLAERGLRVRVWSRDETTATTSAVAGALWWPYRIEPEAEAGAWALVSLRVYGEMAADPERTGVRWVAGVHADTVLDRLGPWAREVPGLRQLAPDEVPGPYDVGLAARLPLIDMPVHLAWLRGRFEAAGGVVERRAVTGFEEAAAGARVVVDCTGSAARELVPDPGLQPVRGQLVLVENPGIEEWFTSADAGSSETTYFFPQPGRLILGGTAEEGDERLEPDAATAAAIVARCARVRPEIAGARVLGHRVGLRPARVGGVRIEAVPLPGGGRLVHHYGHGGAGVTVSWGCAERAAELVEGA; this comes from the coding sequence ATGGACAGCGACGTGATCGTGGTGGGTGGCGGGGTCGTCGGACTGACGACCGCGGTGACGCTGGCGGAACGCGGCCTTCGGGTCCGGGTCTGGTCGCGGGACGAGACGACGGCGACGACCTCGGCGGTGGCGGGGGCGCTGTGGTGGCCGTACCGGATCGAACCGGAGGCCGAGGCCGGGGCCTGGGCACTGGTCTCGCTGCGGGTGTACGGGGAGATGGCCGCCGATCCGGAGCGGACGGGGGTGCGGTGGGTGGCCGGCGTCCACGCGGACACCGTTCTGGACCGCCTCGGCCCCTGGGCGCGGGAGGTGCCGGGCCTGCGGCAGCTGGCACCCGATGAGGTGCCGGGGCCGTACGACGTGGGTCTGGCGGCGCGGTTGCCGCTGATCGACATGCCGGTCCATCTGGCGTGGCTGCGGGGCCGGTTCGAGGCGGCCGGCGGGGTCGTCGAGCGGCGTGCGGTCACCGGCTTCGAGGAGGCGGCGGCCGGGGCGCGGGTGGTCGTCGACTGCACCGGTTCGGCGGCGCGGGAACTCGTACCGGATCCCGGACTGCAGCCGGTGCGGGGGCAGTTGGTGCTGGTGGAGAACCCGGGGATCGAGGAGTGGTTCACCTCGGCGGATGCCGGGTCGAGCGAGACGACGTACTTCTTCCCGCAGCCGGGGCGGCTGATCCTGGGCGGGACGGCCGAGGAGGGCGACGAGCGTCTTGAGCCCGATGCGGCGACGGCGGCGGCGATCGTGGCGCGGTGCGCGCGGGTACGGCCGGAGATCGCGGGGGCGCGGGTGCTCGGCCACCGGGTGGGCCTGCGTCCGGCGAGGGTCGGCGGGGTGCGGATCGAGGCGGTGCCGCTGCCGGGCGGCGGGCGCCTGGTGCACCACTACGGGCACGG
- a CDS encoding DUF2690 domain-containing protein, with translation MKHLITKAATVSAAAMTMALIPLAGTSYAASCYGAGCDNKGPVSTGCDADAVTKGSATSRTNSNLRVELRWSPTCQAAWARVTTNGESWWDRYGVIEKWSGRGTGFQRSLQVTFPSSGADWTNMLGSPTAYYRACISDPAATNEVDCTPFW, from the coding sequence ATGAAGCACCTGATCACGAAGGCGGCGACGGTCTCGGCCGCCGCGATGACCATGGCCCTCATCCCGCTCGCCGGCACCTCGTACGCCGCCAGCTGCTACGGCGCCGGCTGTGACAACAAGGGTCCCGTCTCCACGGGCTGCGACGCCGACGCGGTCACCAAGGGCAGCGCCACGTCCCGCACCAACTCCAACCTCAGGGTCGAGCTGCGTTGGTCCCCCACCTGCCAGGCGGCCTGGGCCCGGGTCACGACCAACGGTGAGTCGTGGTGGGACCGGTACGGCGTCATCGAGAAGTGGTCGGGCCGCGGCACCGGGTTCCAGCGCAGCCTCCAGGTGACGTTCCCCAGCTCGGGCGCGGACTGGACCAACATGCTGGGCAGCCCCACCGCCTACTACCGCGCCTGCATCAGCGACCCCGCTGCCACGAACGAGGTGGACTGCACCCCCTTCTGGTAG